In a genomic window of Roseimicrobium gellanilyticum:
- a CDS encoding DUF4350 domain-containing protein, with protein sequence MRRSPAASLAILIGLVLLAAWAFNMLLGKRFAGGDIYAPGSSLRADPLGAKALHDSLNRVSGVRAERNFRDLDKLKGAHDKTLLCLMVTPDAFADGEDVDGEAILRFANEGGRVVIAMQGQKSDWDTVMDSAEERREENAERRREERKKRSKKKPASEQKKQDEKEKKESPKEKEESPATDKDSEDKDDYIRPRKSLRTMLGVAVEQENFVMTPGGALELKTPMGVGVEQDTLPEWHTRTSIKIDDVAREKWKALGLLGQDVVLASRATEAGGSIILATDSYFLTNEALYREPSTRFLSWLLGPAQTVIFEETHLGTLEKPGVMTLARRHRLHGLFFGGMLLFALFVWRSSMSLVPTRDDDAPSRTVAGRGATAGLVSLLRRGIPSAQVLRRGLEVWEHGSRQRSPAMQARIDQARQHLPSTEATRVPGGALRSIYRLMCDMLNPRATTSSAAPSLPSSLSKSDNSSRSNS encoded by the coding sequence ATGCGACGTAGTCCGGCAGCTTCACTTGCGATTCTGATTGGTCTGGTGCTGCTCGCAGCCTGGGCCTTCAACATGCTGTTGGGCAAACGCTTTGCCGGTGGAGACATTTACGCGCCGGGCTCGTCCCTGCGTGCCGATCCCCTCGGTGCCAAAGCCCTGCATGACTCGCTGAACCGTGTGTCCGGCGTACGCGCTGAGCGGAACTTCCGGGACCTCGACAAACTCAAGGGTGCGCATGACAAGACCCTTCTCTGCCTGATGGTGACTCCGGACGCGTTTGCGGATGGAGAAGATGTGGATGGCGAAGCCATCCTGCGATTTGCCAACGAAGGCGGACGTGTGGTGATCGCCATGCAGGGGCAGAAGTCGGATTGGGACACGGTGATGGACTCCGCGGAGGAGCGACGGGAAGAGAATGCCGAGCGCCGGCGCGAGGAGAGAAAGAAGAGGTCAAAAAAGAAGCCAGCCTCCGAACAAAAGAAGCAGGACGAAAAGGAAAAGAAAGAGAGCCCAAAAGAGAAGGAGGAGTCCCCCGCCACAGACAAGGATTCTGAGGACAAGGATGACTACATCCGCCCTCGGAAATCTTTGAGGACGATGCTTGGTGTGGCTGTGGAGCAGGAAAACTTCGTTATGACCCCGGGTGGAGCGCTGGAACTGAAGACTCCGATGGGCGTGGGAGTGGAGCAGGATACCCTGCCTGAGTGGCACACCCGGACTTCCATCAAGATTGACGATGTAGCCCGCGAGAAATGGAAGGCGCTTGGACTCCTGGGGCAGGATGTGGTGCTGGCTTCGCGCGCGACGGAGGCAGGTGGCAGCATCATTCTGGCAACGGACTCCTACTTCCTCACAAACGAAGCGCTGTACCGTGAACCTTCGACGAGGTTTCTGTCATGGTTGCTGGGACCCGCGCAAACGGTGATCTTTGAGGAGACTCACCTGGGCACTCTGGAGAAGCCGGGCGTCATGACCCTGGCGCGGCGTCACCGGCTGCACGGGTTGTTCTTCGGGGGCATGCTGTTGTTTGCACTCTTTGTGTGGAGGAGCAGCATGAGTCTCGTGCCCACGAGAGATGATGATGCGCCCAGCCGCACCGTGGCTGGACGTGGCGCCACGGCTGGCCTGGTGAGCCTGCTGCGGCGTGGCATTCCGTCTGCCCAGGTCTTGCGCCGGGGATTGGAGGTGTGGGAGCACGGCTCGCGTCAGCGCTCTCCCGCCATGCAGGCTCGCATTGATCAGGCGCGCCAGCATTTGCCATCGACGGAAGCCACGCGTGTGCCTGGTGGGGCCTTGCGCTCCATCTACCGGCTGATGTGTGACATGCTGAATCCTCGAGCGACCACCTCTTCAGCAGCTCCTTCGCTGCCGTCGTCCCTTTCCAAATCTGACAACAGCTCCCGCTCCAACTCATGA
- a CDS encoding DUF7133 domain-containing protein produces the protein MPNQSVRFTRVAAAAIATTLCLTTQSSLFSQTPAPAPAPAPAKKSDRTKNRGPEQVELKFKLPPPPVRTPEEALKTFKVEKGFKIQLVASEPMIETPVAMSWDHKGRLYVVEMRGYMNDVDGKGEDQKIGRIKRLEDVDGDGVMDRATIFVDNLLMPRGVMALGDGAIVAEPPTLKWYHDTNDDGVADKNEEIGGAYGSAGGQPEHMANSPTWCVDNWIWSAGYGTRYKYSKGQFISEPTRSGGQWGLTQDDWGRRYFNYNSDLLRTDLLPPAVYARNPNLADRTALNFRVMTDQKCWPSVPTPGVNRGYNTGQLTPDGKLATVTGTCGPCIYRGDLFGKAYDGNAFIPEPCGNLVKRLVLADKEGIVSAKNAYTGVEFLTSTDERFRPVNAYNGPDGALYVVDMYRGIVQHKYFLTHYLIANIKARNLEQPVNMGRIWRIVPEKAETKRTLIPDDTAGIVALLAHPNGHVRDTAQRVLVERGDAAVARDVEKIASTGPTPQVRVQALWTLEGLKALTPEFLTTMLKDAHPKVRATAVSMSNLAVMGELLKMTGDASAEVRVQLAIQLSALPGPDAQKAVLGLLKAGGSPLLVDAIASGVRGRELEYLEALLAEPVGEGEDKLVTSGLLQMLSACVMSERRDARVTKLLEVTGAQKADGPRQVAMLSGMAAIPLDKKAKPVPRKLLYLDAQPAALTSLKDKAKLGSVKKLLTTVDTSLAWPGKPGVPPPPVVTPLNAEQQARYEKGKMIYAGLCAACHQPTGLGLEGLAPPLVDSEWVTGPSDRPIRIILHGMSGPIQVSGRTWTLEMPPLPQFTDEDIASVLTYIRREWEHTAGPVSPNDVAKIRQQYPGRTKAWTAAEMNKKPDTKKK, from the coding sequence ATGCCAAATCAGTCCGTTCGATTCACGCGCGTCGCTGCCGCTGCCATTGCCACCACGCTTTGCCTCACGACGCAGTCTTCCCTGTTCTCACAAACACCGGCTCCTGCCCCGGCCCCCGCGCCGGCGAAGAAGTCCGACCGCACGAAGAACCGCGGTCCTGAGCAGGTGGAACTGAAGTTCAAGCTGCCCCCGCCGCCGGTGCGCACGCCTGAGGAGGCGCTCAAGACTTTCAAGGTGGAGAAGGGATTCAAGATCCAGCTTGTGGCCTCCGAGCCAATGATCGAGACGCCGGTAGCGATGAGCTGGGATCACAAGGGCCGCCTCTATGTGGTGGAGATGCGTGGCTACATGAATGATGTGGACGGCAAGGGCGAGGATCAGAAGATTGGCCGCATCAAGCGTCTGGAAGACGTGGATGGTGACGGCGTGATGGACCGCGCCACGATCTTCGTGGACAACCTTCTCATGCCGCGTGGCGTGATGGCGCTAGGTGATGGCGCCATTGTGGCGGAGCCTCCCACACTCAAGTGGTACCACGATACCAATGATGACGGTGTGGCGGACAAGAATGAGGAAATCGGTGGCGCCTATGGCAGCGCGGGAGGACAGCCCGAGCACATGGCGAACTCGCCCACCTGGTGTGTGGACAACTGGATCTGGAGCGCAGGTTACGGCACACGCTACAAATACTCGAAGGGTCAGTTCATCTCGGAGCCGACCCGCAGTGGCGGTCAGTGGGGTCTGACCCAGGACGATTGGGGTCGGCGCTACTTCAACTACAACAGCGACCTGCTGCGCACCGATTTGCTGCCGCCTGCCGTGTACGCGCGCAATCCGAATCTCGCGGATCGCACGGCGCTGAACTTCCGGGTGATGACGGATCAGAAGTGCTGGCCCAGTGTTCCCACGCCCGGTGTGAATCGTGGATACAATACAGGTCAACTTACTCCGGATGGAAAGCTCGCCACGGTCACCGGCACCTGCGGACCGTGCATCTATCGCGGTGACTTGTTTGGCAAAGCCTACGACGGCAATGCGTTCATTCCAGAGCCTTGCGGCAATCTGGTGAAGCGTCTCGTGCTCGCCGACAAAGAAGGCATCGTCAGTGCAAAGAACGCGTACACAGGTGTGGAGTTTCTCACCTCCACGGATGAGCGCTTCCGTCCTGTGAATGCCTACAATGGCCCTGACGGCGCGCTGTATGTGGTCGACATGTATCGCGGGATTGTGCAGCACAAGTACTTCCTCACGCACTACCTGATTGCGAATATCAAGGCACGGAACCTGGAGCAGCCAGTGAACATGGGGCGCATCTGGCGAATCGTTCCGGAGAAGGCGGAGACGAAGCGGACGCTGATTCCGGATGACACTGCTGGCATTGTGGCGCTGCTGGCCCACCCCAATGGTCATGTGCGTGATACCGCGCAGCGTGTGCTCGTGGAGCGCGGTGATGCCGCCGTGGCGCGTGACGTGGAGAAGATTGCCAGCACCGGTCCCACGCCACAGGTACGTGTGCAGGCGCTGTGGACGTTGGAAGGTCTCAAGGCCCTCACGCCGGAGTTCCTCACCACCATGCTCAAGGATGCGCATCCGAAGGTGCGTGCTACAGCGGTGAGCATGTCCAATCTAGCAGTCATGGGGGAACTGCTGAAGATGACTGGCGACGCCAGCGCGGAAGTGCGGGTGCAACTCGCCATCCAGCTCAGCGCGCTGCCGGGGCCAGATGCCCAAAAGGCGGTGCTGGGTCTGCTGAAAGCGGGCGGAAGTCCACTGCTGGTGGATGCCATTGCCAGTGGTGTACGTGGCCGTGAACTGGAGTATCTGGAAGCCCTGCTCGCCGAACCGGTGGGTGAAGGAGAGGACAAGCTGGTCACCAGTGGCCTGCTGCAGATGCTTTCCGCCTGCGTCATGAGCGAGCGTCGCGATGCCCGTGTGACGAAGCTTCTCGAAGTCACTGGCGCGCAGAAGGCGGATGGTCCCCGTCAGGTGGCCATGCTCAGCGGGATGGCCGCCATCCCGCTGGACAAGAAGGCCAAGCCTGTGCCGCGGAAGCTTCTCTACCTCGATGCGCAGCCCGCCGCGCTCACGAGCTTGAAGGACAAGGCGAAGCTGGGCTCTGTGAAGAAGCTGCTCACCACAGTGGATACTTCGCTCGCGTGGCCCGGCAAACCCGGCGTGCCGCCACCGCCTGTCGTCACGCCGCTGAATGCGGAACAGCAAGCACGCTATGAGAAGGGAAAGATGATCTACGCCGGGCTCTGCGCTGCGTGCCATCAACCGACCGGCCTTGGGCTGGAAGGTCTGGCTCCACCGCTCGTGGATTCAGAGTGGGTCACAGGTCCTTCGGATCGTCCCATCCGCATCATCCTTCACGGCATGAGCGGTCCCATCCAGGTGAGTGGTCGCACGTGGACCCTCGAGATGCCGCCTCTGCCACAGTTCACGGACGAAGACATCGCCAGTGTGCTCACCTACATCCGCCGTGAGTGGGAGCATACCGCTGGACCTGTCTCACCGAATGATGTGGCCAAGATCCGCCAGCAGTATCCCGGCCGCACCAAGGCTTGGACGGCGGCGGAGATGAACAAGAAGCCGGATACGAAAAAGAAGTAG
- a CDS encoding AAA family ATPase: MTESLEQLKIALAEARAEIAKVIIGQQNVIEHALIAIFTGQHVLIEGVPGVGKTLLVRTLAKVLGGDFARIQFTPDLMPADITGTSVFNLKESNFVLVKGPVFTSFLLADEINRAPAKTQSALLQAMQERLVTIDNETYALPPSFTVFATQNPVEYEGTYPLPEAQKDRFMFKVNVGYPNRDEELNLAGRMLGQESPESVLESGAVRQVLTADRVIQLRAALQLVTVREELVAYIVDLVRATREHEAMLVGAGPRATQALILASRARAALDMRDFITPDDVRALAEPVLGHRLLLRPEFEIEGLTVTELIHRVLEAVPVPR, encoded by the coding sequence ATGACTGAATCCCTGGAACAACTGAAAATCGCGCTCGCGGAAGCCCGGGCGGAAATCGCCAAGGTCATCATCGGCCAGCAGAACGTGATTGAGCACGCGCTCATCGCCATCTTCACGGGACAGCATGTGCTCATTGAAGGTGTGCCGGGGGTGGGCAAGACGCTCCTGGTCCGCACACTGGCGAAGGTATTGGGAGGTGACTTCGCTCGCATTCAATTCACGCCGGACCTGATGCCGGCGGACATCACTGGCACCAGCGTCTTCAACCTCAAGGAGAGCAACTTCGTGCTGGTGAAGGGACCGGTATTTACGAGTTTCCTGCTCGCAGATGAAATCAACCGTGCGCCGGCGAAGACGCAGTCCGCACTCTTGCAAGCCATGCAGGAACGCCTGGTGACCATCGACAACGAGACGTACGCACTGCCGCCGAGTTTCACGGTCTTCGCCACACAGAACCCGGTGGAGTACGAAGGCACCTATCCGCTGCCCGAGGCGCAGAAGGACCGCTTCATGTTCAAGGTGAACGTGGGTTACCCCAATCGTGATGAGGAACTCAATCTGGCAGGACGCATGCTGGGACAGGAGTCCCCCGAATCGGTGCTGGAGAGTGGCGCTGTGCGTCAGGTGCTCACCGCGGATCGTGTGATTCAGCTTCGTGCTGCCCTGCAACTCGTGACGGTACGTGAGGAACTGGTGGCATACATCGTGGATCTCGTGCGCGCCACGCGTGAGCACGAGGCCATGCTGGTCGGTGCCGGGCCACGTGCGACGCAGGCTCTCATCCTTGCCAGCCGTGCCCGCGCGGCTCTCGACATGCGCGACTTCATCACGCCTGACGACGTACGCGCCCTCGCGGAGCCGGTGCTGGGACATCGCCTCCTGTTGCGCCCCGAGTTCGAAATCGAAGGTCTCACCGTGACGGAACTCATCCACCGCGTGCTGGAGGCGGTGCCTGTTCCGAGGTGA
- a CDS encoding RDD family protein has product MSSRSATLNISTPEGVTFSLPLAGPITRSLAFFIDFAVMSAAWNLVAILIKPLFFLMQDLALGVAVLMQFAFVEGMRMMMELLWRGQTVGKKLMGLRVVDEQGLKLRASQVVIRNLLRFVDMLPLFYALGGLVSLFNARAQRLGDLAAGTVVVRTVKTQPPDVAAVLAGKFNSFRECPHIEARLRQKVTPEEAQLALNALVRRDDLDEAARHKLYEELATHFREKVKFPDDVVFGLSDEQYIRNVVETVFRGRK; this is encoded by the coding sequence ATGTCTTCGCGTTCTGCCACCTTGAACATCTCCACACCGGAGGGGGTGACCTTCTCTCTCCCCCTGGCGGGGCCGATCACCCGCAGCCTCGCATTTTTCATCGATTTTGCGGTGATGTCGGCTGCCTGGAACCTGGTGGCCATCCTCATCAAGCCGCTCTTTTTCTTGATGCAGGATCTGGCCCTGGGCGTCGCTGTGTTGATGCAGTTCGCCTTCGTGGAAGGCATGCGCATGATGATGGAGCTTCTTTGGCGCGGGCAGACCGTCGGGAAGAAACTGATGGGCCTGCGCGTCGTGGATGAGCAGGGGTTGAAACTTCGCGCCTCGCAGGTGGTGATCCGCAATCTGCTGCGCTTTGTGGACATGCTACCACTCTTTTATGCACTTGGCGGTTTGGTTTCCCTTTTCAATGCCCGAGCCCAGCGTCTGGGAGATCTGGCCGCCGGCACGGTGGTGGTGCGCACGGTGAAAACCCAGCCCCCCGACGTGGCGGCGGTGCTGGCGGGGAAGTTCAATTCCTTCCGTGAGTGCCCCCACATTGAGGCCAGATTGAGGCAGAAGGTGACCCCGGAAGAGGCCCAACTCGCCCTCAATGCCCTGGTGCGGCGCGACGATCTGGATGAGGCCGCCCGGCACAAGCTCTACGAAGAGCTCGCGACGCATTTCCGGGAAAAGGTGAAGTTTCCGGACGATGTGGTCTTCGGCCTGAGCGACGAACAGTACATTCGCAACGTAGTGGAAACGGTTTTTCGCGGAAGAAAGTAA
- a CDS encoding stage II sporulation protein M has translation MIADLKTFIERERPHWKELERELEKIREHLADLSDLKYARHVLGLYQRTSSDLARLQGSSSEPELRAYLENLVGSGYAEIHSATRDRRHFRPWQWLVQTFPQAFRRQIWGFWMSVALTLVGALLGAFLISKGVEGREAIYPFPHLVHQTPSERVAREEQRGTEAVSKGRDDLEGRKATFSAELMRNNISVTFRAMAFGMTWGIGTLLILFYNGVVLGAVVFDYVSDGQTVFMLGWLLPHGSVEIPAILLGGQAGLILGRALIGWGTPDSLRTRFRKITPDLATIAGGAALLLVWAGIIEAFFSQYHEPVLPYWVKILFGAVQLVALAWFLFFCGKPKAGADELQR, from the coding sequence ATGATTGCCGATCTCAAGACTTTCATCGAACGCGAACGCCCTCACTGGAAGGAACTGGAGCGTGAGCTGGAAAAGATTCGCGAGCATCTCGCGGACCTCTCCGACCTCAAGTACGCACGCCATGTGCTGGGGCTCTACCAGCGCACGTCCTCGGATCTCGCGCGTTTGCAAGGCAGCTCATCGGAGCCCGAGTTGAGAGCGTATCTGGAGAATCTCGTGGGCTCTGGCTATGCGGAGATTCACAGTGCCACACGGGATCGCAGGCACTTTCGCCCGTGGCAATGGCTGGTGCAGACTTTCCCCCAGGCATTTCGCCGTCAGATCTGGGGTTTCTGGATGTCTGTGGCACTCACGCTGGTCGGCGCCCTGCTGGGGGCATTCCTCATCAGCAAAGGTGTGGAGGGGCGGGAAGCCATCTATCCCTTCCCGCATCTGGTTCATCAAACGCCGAGTGAGCGCGTGGCGCGTGAAGAACAGCGTGGCACGGAAGCCGTTTCCAAGGGCCGGGATGATCTTGAGGGAAGGAAGGCGACCTTTTCTGCCGAGCTCATGCGGAACAATATCAGTGTCACGTTCCGCGCCATGGCCTTCGGCATGACGTGGGGCATCGGTACCTTGCTCATTCTCTTCTACAATGGGGTGGTACTGGGGGCGGTGGTGTTCGATTATGTGAGTGATGGGCAGACGGTCTTCATGCTAGGCTGGCTGCTGCCGCACGGCTCCGTGGAGATCCCGGCGATTCTGTTGGGGGGGCAGGCAGGCCTCATCTTGGGACGTGCGCTCATCGGGTGGGGGACACCTGACAGTCTGCGGACCCGCTTCCGAAAGATCACACCCGATCTCGCTACCATCGCAGGTGGGGCTGCGTTGCTCCTGGTGTGGGCCGGGATTATCGAGGCCTTCTTTTCCCAATATCATGAGCCCGTGCTGCCTTACTGGGTAAAGATTCTCTTTGGCGCAGTGCAACTCGTGGCCCTTGCATGGTTCCTGTTCTTCTGCGGGAAGCCCAAGGCGGGCGCGGATGAATTGCAGCGCTGA
- a CDS encoding DUF58 domain-containing protein has protein sequence MILPSNRLLLFIALLGIPLFTLLGMQDIPGAAIAIAAVLVLLTLALDAPSALESIRALRVTLPDMTRTSKGRELEIEAVVENPGLRCKLLRIGLPFPRELDCEKPILEFTLKSNTERNLAKWKVRAIERGRLIISQCYLEGTSRFGFWHGRRTVKVNAEIRVYPDLSRERNVLAPLFFRKGAIGVHNVRQIGKGREFEQLRSYVPGDSYDDIFWRGTAKHRSPITKMFQLERTQQLYVAIDASRRSARALDVPGQDAEAGIVAKTQLERFIQAALVLALAAEQQTDKFGLIIFSDTVHRIIPAGGGRGHYDVIRDVLYTLEPRVVSPDYEDAFIHIGNRLRHRSLLLFLTDLGEPWLAEQFVDGVEFIARKHVVLTHMLGQREIQPMFQRGDDVKDDDALYGKLAGQMLWNDLQDTTRVLKQRGVHLTSSLQENLVADVVSEYLKVKKRQLL, from the coding sequence TTGATCCTCCCTTCCAATCGTCTCCTGCTATTCATCGCGCTGCTGGGCATTCCGCTCTTCACGCTGCTGGGCATGCAGGACATTCCAGGTGCGGCCATTGCGATTGCGGCGGTGTTGGTGCTGCTCACGCTGGCACTGGATGCACCCAGCGCTCTGGAGTCCATCCGTGCGCTCCGGGTGACATTGCCGGACATGACCCGCACGTCGAAGGGGCGTGAACTGGAGATTGAGGCGGTGGTCGAGAATCCTGGGCTGCGCTGCAAGCTCCTGCGCATCGGCCTTCCTTTCCCGAGGGAGCTGGATTGCGAGAAGCCGATCCTGGAGTTCACGTTGAAATCGAACACAGAGCGTAATCTCGCCAAGTGGAAGGTGCGCGCCATTGAGCGGGGGAGGCTGATCATCTCCCAGTGCTATCTGGAAGGCACTTCACGATTCGGCTTCTGGCATGGGCGGCGTACGGTGAAGGTGAACGCGGAGATCCGCGTGTATCCGGATCTGAGCCGCGAGCGCAACGTGCTGGCTCCGCTGTTCTTCCGCAAAGGCGCCATCGGGGTGCACAACGTCCGGCAGATCGGAAAGGGACGCGAGTTCGAGCAGCTGCGCAGCTATGTGCCGGGTGACAGTTATGATGACATCTTCTGGCGTGGCACGGCGAAGCATCGCTCACCCATCACGAAGATGTTCCAACTTGAGCGTACCCAGCAGCTCTATGTGGCCATCGATGCTTCGCGGCGCAGCGCCCGTGCGCTGGATGTACCGGGGCAGGATGCGGAGGCCGGCATCGTGGCAAAGACGCAACTGGAGCGCTTCATCCAGGCGGCGCTGGTGCTGGCTCTCGCGGCCGAGCAGCAGACGGACAAGTTTGGCCTCATCATCTTCTCCGATACGGTGCACCGCATCATTCCAGCCGGTGGTGGCCGCGGGCACTATGATGTGATCCGGGATGTGCTCTACACACTGGAGCCACGTGTGGTGAGCCCGGACTACGAGGACGCCTTCATCCACATTGGCAACCGTCTGCGCCATCGTTCGCTGCTTCTCTTCCTCACCGACCTTGGAGAACCCTGGCTGGCGGAGCAGTTTGTGGACGGCGTGGAATTCATCGCCCGGAAGCACGTCGTGCTCACGCACATGCTGGGGCAGCGTGAGATTCAGCCCATGTTCCAGCGGGGTGATGATGTGAAGGATGATGATGCGCTCTATGGAAAGCTCGCGGGGCAGATGCTCTGGAACGACCTGCAGGATACCACGCGCGTGCTGAAGCAGCGGGGTGTGCATCTCACTTCATCACTTCAGGAGAACCTGGTGGCCGATGTGGTGAGCGAGTATCTGAAAGTGAAGAAGCGGCAGTTGCTCTGA
- a CDS encoding prolyl oligopeptidase family serine peptidase: MIKFKSASLLPAAAALLAPFAIALADGPKDNLPQNVRPIPPPGAEIPATDRDALTKGAAELKQLIEEAKKAQAKNPRLADLLPDVEIFHKSVDWALRYNYFNKPADKKPVDTKAAYEQIAEGKKRAEALKKGETPWLTQKGLVVRAYRSKIDGSVQPYGMVIPESYSGAPSRLDFWCHGRGETLSEMSFLDQRMHQTGQINPPNTLVLHLYGRYCCANKLAGEVDLFEALAHAKKFYSIDDDRLVVRGFSMGGAAVWQFATHYAGLFCAASPGAGFAETPEFLGSFQNEDVRNAPEWQKTLWHMYNATDFALNLANLPTIAYSGEIDKQKQAADVMDRELKKEGLELEHIIGPQTAHKLHPDSLVEIEKRLAAITARGRDRAPREVHFTTWTLAYNELKWVTIDGMGEHWKRARVDASVNGPSSLEVKTQNVTALSLNFDAGHAPLNLFQPVSVTIDGAKITAGKPKTDLSWSSSFAKRDGQWTLVDDKAPAAAGLVKRHGLQGPIDDAFLDAFVFVTPTGAPLNEATGKWVTSELEHATREWQKQFRGDAPQKKDTEIKDEDIANKNLALWGDPSSNAILKKIADKLPVKWTAEGIEVGGKKFASGEHVPILIYPNPLNPKRYVVINSSFTYREYDYLNNARQVPKLPDWAIVDLRTPPDAMNPGNVVAADFFDEQWQVKK, encoded by the coding sequence ATGATCAAATTCAAGTCCGCCTCCCTGCTCCCGGCTGCGGCCGCGCTGCTGGCACCCTTTGCCATTGCGCTCGCCGACGGCCCCAAAGACAACCTCCCGCAAAACGTCCGCCCCATTCCGCCGCCCGGCGCGGAGATCCCCGCCACGGACCGCGATGCCCTCACGAAGGGTGCGGCAGAGCTGAAGCAACTCATCGAGGAGGCAAAGAAGGCCCAGGCGAAGAATCCCCGCCTCGCGGATCTGCTTCCTGACGTGGAGATCTTCCACAAGTCCGTGGACTGGGCACTGCGCTACAATTACTTCAACAAGCCCGCCGACAAAAAGCCTGTCGATACGAAAGCCGCCTACGAACAGATCGCGGAGGGCAAGAAGCGCGCTGAAGCGCTCAAGAAAGGCGAGACACCCTGGCTCACGCAGAAGGGACTCGTGGTGCGCGCCTATCGCTCCAAGATCGACGGCTCCGTACAGCCCTATGGCATGGTGATTCCGGAGAGTTACAGCGGTGCACCGTCACGCCTGGACTTCTGGTGCCATGGACGCGGCGAGACGCTGAGCGAAATGTCCTTCCTGGATCAGCGCATGCATCAGACCGGCCAGATCAATCCGCCCAACACGCTCGTGCTGCATCTCTACGGCCGCTACTGCTGCGCGAACAAGCTCGCCGGCGAAGTGGATCTCTTCGAAGCGCTGGCTCATGCAAAGAAATTCTACTCCATCGATGACGATCGTCTCGTGGTGCGCGGCTTCAGCATGGGTGGCGCCGCTGTGTGGCAGTTCGCCACGCACTATGCAGGCCTCTTCTGTGCCGCCTCACCGGGCGCAGGTTTCGCCGAGACGCCTGAGTTCCTCGGCTCCTTCCAGAACGAAGACGTGCGCAATGCCCCGGAGTGGCAGAAGACACTGTGGCACATGTACAACGCGACGGACTTCGCCCTGAATCTGGCCAACCTGCCGACCATTGCGTACAGCGGTGAAATCGACAAACAAAAGCAGGCTGCCGACGTGATGGATCGCGAGCTGAAGAAGGAAGGCCTGGAGCTGGAGCACATCATCGGGCCGCAGACCGCACACAAGCTGCATCCGGACAGCCTTGTTGAAATCGAGAAACGTCTCGCCGCCATCACTGCCAGGGGCCGCGACCGTGCTCCGCGTGAGGTGCATTTCACCACGTGGACCCTCGCGTACAATGAACTGAAGTGGGTCACCATCGACGGCATGGGAGAACACTGGAAGCGTGCACGCGTGGATGCCTCCGTGAATGGCCCGTCCTCGCTTGAAGTGAAGACTCAAAATGTGACCGCTCTCTCGCTGAACTTCGATGCAGGTCATGCACCGCTGAATCTCTTCCAGCCAGTCTCCGTCACCATCGATGGCGCCAAGATCACCGCAGGCAAACCCAAGACGGATCTCTCCTGGTCTTCCAGCTTCGCCAAGCGCGATGGCCAGTGGACACTCGTGGATGACAAGGCTCCTGCCGCTGCAGGACTCGTCAAGCGTCACGGCCTGCAAGGGCCCATCGACGATGCCTTCCTGGATGCGTTTGTGTTTGTCACCCCTACCGGTGCCCCCCTGAACGAAGCCACTGGCAAGTGGGTGACCAGCGAACTGGAACACGCCACGCGTGAATGGCAGAAGCAGTTCCGAGGCGACGCTCCTCAGAAAAAGGACACAGAGATCAAGGACGAGGACATCGCGAACAAGAATCTCGCTCTCTGGGGTGACCCGAGCAGCAATGCCATCCTCAAGAAGATCGCAGACAAGCTGCCGGTGAAGTGGACCGCGGAGGGCATCGAAGTCGGCGGCAAGAAATTCGCCTCCGGCGAGCATGTGCCCATCCTCATCTACCCCAATCCTCTCAATCCGAAACGCTACGTGGTGATCAACAGCAGCTTCACCTACCGCGAGTACGACTACCTCAACAACGCCCGTCAGGTACCCAAGCTCCCCGACTGGGCCATCGTGGATCTGCGCACGCCCCCTGACGCCATGAACCCTGGCAACGTGGTGGCCGCGGACTTCTTCGACGAGCAGTGGCAGGTGAAGAAGTAG